In Melanotaenia boesemani isolate fMelBoe1 chromosome 16, fMelBoe1.pri, whole genome shotgun sequence, the following proteins share a genomic window:
- the LOC121655395 gene encoding sterile alpha motif domain-containing protein 3-like has translation MAATLRVILGVDNSSKLILPSGIPGSVDRLKEEIQRQFGLTEDFRLQYRDAEFDNEYMNLTTTGDIKDKSTIKVIYTQNPAPSTVPTTASTAASTGTSSLIDSPSLPDTDILSSPDSSASCSSLRLRKWPLNFPIPEFSFGVQFQLERAQQEYVNNGTLLDPSPKLKSDILDMLASEIAKYKVYPSSADIDDVAEALIQKYPFLKETGSVTGCEGWKVSIRYKMANYRTTLRNIGCPEVAINTLQHKREREESPCRNKVKKARKAEVNFLPQYPAGETKESLEEERQALLMEVKKTNNDQIIKTKMDKTFAHRRREVIEEMPFIAEFKSRWPALFKVHEINAEFTRITTVPLLSTFMSSLDHYSDQLMKILRKKGGEPARWIAAVMSPIGQFWLQFWTWC, from the exons ATGGCTGCTACTTTGAGGGTGATACTTGGAGTGGACAATTCATCCAAGTTGATTCTTCCTTCCGGAATCCCTGGTTCAGTGGACAggttaaaagaagaaatacaaAGACAGTTTGGATTGACCGAAGATTTCAGGTTGCAATATAGAGATGCTGAGTTTGACAATGAATACATGAACCTTACCACAACTGGGGACATTAAAGACAAGAGCACAATCAAAGTAATTTACACACAAAACCCGGCGCCCTCCACTGTGCCCACCACAGCTTCCACAGCTGCCTCCACAGGAACATCTTCACTGATTGATTCACCATCCTTGCCAGACACTGACATCCTTTCCTCTCCAGACTCCAGTGCCTCATGTTCATCTCTTCGCTTGCGGAAATGGCCCTTAAACTTTCCAATACCAGAGTTTAGTTTTGGTGTGCAGTTTCAGTTAGAGAGAGCCCAACAAGAATATGTAAACAATGGGACTCTCTTAGACCCGAGCCCAAAACTCAAATCTGACATATTAGATATGTTGGCCTCAGAAATTGCAAAATACAAAGTTTATCCCTCAAGTGCAGATATTGATGATGTTGCTGAAGCATTAATACAAAAATATCCCTTTCTCAAAGAGACTGGATCTGTGACAGGCTGTGAAGGCTGGAAAGTAAGCATCAGATACAAAATGGCCAATTATCGTACCACGCTGAGAAACATAGGGTGCCCAGAGGTGGCAATAAACACTCTACAACACAAGAGAGAACGAGAGGAGAGTCCATGtcgaaacaaagtaaaaaaagcaCGGAAAGCGGAAGTGAACTTCTTACCGCAATACCCTGCAGGAGAAACAAAGGAAAGTCTGGAGGAAGAACGGCAAGCACTACTGATGGAggtgaagaaaacaaacaatgatcaaataatcaaaacaaagatGGATAAGACGTTTGCACACCGAAGAAGAGAGGTGATTGAAGAGATGCCGTTCATTGCGGAGTTCAAGAGCAGATGGCCCGCCCTCTTCAAAGTACATGAG ATCAATGCGGAGTTCACCCGAATCACCACCGTTCCACTGCTGTCCACATTCATGAGCAGTCTCGACCACTACTCTGACCAGCTGATGAAGATTTTACGGAAAAAAGGAGGGGAACCAGCACGGTGGATTGCTGCAGTGATGTCTCCAATTGGACAG TTTTGGCTTCAGTTCTGGACTTGGTGCTGA